One Desulfobulbus propionicus DSM 2032 DNA segment encodes these proteins:
- a CDS encoding NADH-quinone oxidoreductase subunit B has protein sequence MGEEIVPSSIVQFAQLDKLLNLGRANSLWPMTFGLACCAIEMMCTGGSRYDISRFGAEVFRPSPRQSDVMIVAGTINKKLELAVKTLYDQMPEPKWVIAMGNCAISGGPFKVKENYNVVEGADKLFPVDVYIPGCPPRPEALLEGIMALEEKITGKRRWPRVQAG, from the coding sequence GTGGGAGAAGAAATCGTACCTTCATCAATAGTGCAGTTCGCCCAGCTCGACAAACTGCTCAATCTCGGCCGGGCCAATTCGCTCTGGCCCATGACCTTCGGGCTTGCCTGCTGCGCCATTGAAATGATGTGCACCGGTGGTTCCCGCTACGACATCTCCCGCTTCGGCGCCGAGGTTTTCCGACCTTCGCCCCGGCAGAGTGATGTGATGATCGTCGCCGGGACCATCAACAAGAAGCTGGAACTGGCGGTCAAGACCCTGTACGACCAGATGCCCGAGCCCAAGTGGGTGATTGCCATGGGCAACTGCGCCATATCCGGCGGCCCGTTCAAGGTCAAGGAAAACTACAACGTGGTAGAGGGAGCGGACAAGCTGTTTCCGGTGGATGTGTACATTCCCGGGTGCCCGCCGCGTCCCGAGGCCCTGCTCGAAGGCATCATGGCCCTTGAGGAAAAGATTACCGGCAAGCGTCGCTGGCCGCGGGTGCAGGCAGGCTGA
- a CDS encoding NADH-quinone oxidoreductase subunit D, whose protein sequence is MTVPVHLRHDETFVLNLGPQHPATHGVLRVKLTMDGEYIVKAEPVLGYIHRMHEKLAEGGTFAQFMPNTARMDYLHALAFNHGWALVVEKAAGIEVPERAEYIRVITVELNRIASHLLWWAAFLLDLGGFTPLLYAFDDREKIIDLLERITGSRLTYCYMRFGGVYNDIDDEFIAGTRAFIKRLRGRMPRLYHDLVTHNIILIKRIKDIGFVSADQCRRYGATGPVARGSGIHYDIRKNEPYSVYPEFDFDIPVFNEGDSMARYMVRMHEMEQSMRIIEQALDKLPGGPVMGKVSKMLKPEAGYYYSAVETARGSLGHRLVCNGDKNPYKLKLRSPTFCNLSLFGEVAEGMLLADALAFMGSLDLVIPEIDR, encoded by the coding sequence ATGACCGTTCCTGTTCATCTGCGGCATGATGAAACCTTTGTCCTCAACCTGGGGCCGCAACATCCGGCCACCCACGGCGTGCTCCGCGTCAAGCTCACCATGGACGGCGAGTACATCGTCAAGGCCGAGCCGGTTCTAGGCTACATTCATCGTATGCATGAGAAGTTGGCGGAAGGCGGCACTTTTGCCCAGTTCATGCCCAATACCGCGCGCATGGATTATCTCCATGCCCTGGCTTTCAACCATGGTTGGGCCCTGGTGGTCGAAAAAGCGGCCGGTATCGAGGTGCCCGAGCGGGCCGAGTATATCCGGGTGATCACGGTCGAGCTCAACCGCATCGCCAGCCATCTCTTGTGGTGGGCGGCGTTTCTGCTCGATCTCGGCGGATTTACCCCGTTGCTCTATGCCTTTGACGACCGCGAGAAGATCATCGACCTGCTCGAACGGATCACCGGCTCCCGGCTCACCTATTGCTACATGCGCTTTGGCGGCGTGTACAACGACATTGATGACGAGTTCATCGCCGGCACCCGCGCGTTCATCAAGCGGCTGCGCGGCCGAATGCCCCGTCTCTACCACGACCTGGTCACCCACAATATTATCCTGATCAAGCGCATCAAGGATATCGGCTTTGTCAGCGCCGACCAGTGCCGCCGCTATGGCGCCACCGGCCCGGTGGCGCGCGGTTCGGGAATTCATTACGATATCCGCAAGAACGAGCCCTACTCGGTCTATCCAGAGTTCGACTTCGATATCCCGGTTTTTAACGAGGGCGATTCCATGGCCCGCTATATGGTGCGCATGCACGAGATGGAACAGTCGATGCGCATTATCGAGCAGGCCCTGGATAAACTGCCCGGAGGCCCGGTGATGGGCAAGGTGTCGAAGATGCTCAAGCCCGAGGCGGGTTACTATTATTCGGCGGTGGAGACGGCGCGTGGTTCGCTCGGCCATCGCCTGGTCTGCAATGGCGACAAGAATCCCTACAAACTCAAGTTGCGCTCGCCAACCTTCTGTAATTTGAGCCTATTTGGCGAAGTGGCCGAGGGCATGCTCCTGGCCGATGCGCTGGCCTTCATGGGTAGCCTGGATCTGGTCATCCCCGAAATCGACCGCTGA
- a CDS encoding NADH-quinone oxidoreductase subunit C — MDLLEKTEKALRALFPETAPVAVSAEEGDVATATRTEPILTTDPARHGHHLDVLCKPDQVVAVARVMDSEGYFLESISGVDWIDRQQLEILYDYNRLGGAHCRVMVRTLVPRSGPVVPTISAIFPSADWHERETYDFYGVHFQDHPNLIRILLPEDADFHPLLKDFMP; from the coding sequence ATGGATTTGCTTGAAAAAACGGAAAAGGCTCTGCGTGCTCTTTTTCCCGAAACAGCTCCAGTCGCCGTCTCGGCAGAGGAAGGCGACGTGGCGACGGCCACGCGAACCGAACCCATTCTGACCACCGATCCTGCCCGGCACGGCCACCATCTCGATGTTCTTTGCAAGCCCGACCAAGTGGTGGCGGTGGCCCGGGTTATGGACAGCGAAGGGTATTTTCTCGAATCCATTTCCGGAGTCGACTGGATAGACCGGCAGCAGCTCGAGATTCTTTACGACTACAATCGGTTGGGTGGCGCGCATTGCCGAGTTATGGTCCGCACGCTGGTGCCCCGCAGCGGACCGGTGGTACCGACTATCTCCGCGATATTCCCCTCGGCTGATTGGCACGAGCGCGAAACCTATGACTTTTATGGCGTGCACTTCCAGGATCATCCCAACCTGATCCGCATTCTCCTGCCGGAAGATGCCGATTTTCATCCTCTTCTCAAGGATTTTATGCCATGA
- the mltG gene encoding endolytic transglycosylase MltG produces the protein MSASLFTFIRLRFMRRLLPLLLVVCLVIGGVGLWYRSFLTTPSPGNGEMVVEIPKGTGVRGIGALLAAKGLLRDDIRFLALVWLSGIRAKLQAGEYSLPRGLTPPELLQLLVKGSTLRHHVTIPEGVTVAQAALLFARDGWIKQDRFLALSQDKTLIRQLGLDAPSLEGYLFPETYTLVRNEADERSVLRMMVERFHRVWRDLNINEAHGLNRHQLVILASVVEKETGAAVERPLIARVFLNRLDRQMPLQSDPTVIYGIQDFNGNLTKADLKRHTPYNTYTLPALPAGPICNPGRAALEAVIRPADSQALYFVSKNDGTHVFSTNLADHNRAVQIYQRGK, from the coding sequence TTGTCTGCATCACTGTTCACCTTTATTCGTCTTCGCTTCATGCGCCGCCTGTTGCCTCTTCTCCTTGTTGTTTGCCTCGTCATCGGCGGCGTTGGACTCTGGTACCGATCCTTCCTGACAACGCCTTCGCCGGGAAACGGTGAGATGGTGGTGGAGATTCCCAAGGGAACCGGGGTGCGCGGCATCGGCGCCTTGCTGGCGGCAAAGGGTCTGCTGCGCGACGACATCCGCTTTTTGGCCTTGGTCTGGTTGTCGGGAATCAGGGCCAAATTGCAGGCCGGCGAGTACAGTCTGCCGCGTGGATTGACGCCGCCCGAACTGTTGCAACTGCTGGTCAAGGGCAGCACGCTTCGCCATCATGTGACCATTCCGGAAGGCGTGACGGTCGCCCAGGCGGCTCTGCTGTTTGCGCGGGACGGCTGGATCAAGCAGGACCGATTTCTGGCGCTTTCCCAAGACAAAACACTCATTCGGCAGCTGGGCCTGGATGCGCCCAGCCTGGAAGGCTATCTTTTTCCCGAAACCTATACCCTGGTGCGCAACGAGGCGGACGAACGGTCGGTGTTGCGGATGATGGTCGAGCGTTTTCACCGTGTCTGGCGGGATCTGAACATCAACGAAGCCCATGGGCTGAACCGCCATCAGCTCGTCATCCTCGCCTCGGTGGTGGAGAAGGAAACCGGGGCCGCTGTGGAACGCCCGTTGATTGCCAGGGTTTTTCTCAACCGCCTGGATCGCCAGATGCCCCTGCAATCGGACCCGACGGTGATTTATGGCATCCAGGATTTCAACGGCAATCTGACCAAGGCCGATCTCAAGCGGCACACACCGTACAACACCTACACCTTGCCCGCCCTGCCTGCCGGCCCGATCTGCAACCCTGGTCGCGCCGCCCTGGAGGCGGTCATCCGCCCGGCGGATTCCCAAGCACTCTACTTTGTGTCCAAGAACGACGGCACCCATGTCTTTTCCACCAACTTGGCCGACCACAATCGAGCGGTCCAGATCTATCAACGCGGCAAGTAA
- the lon gene encoding endopeptidase La, giving the protein MGDFGEQTQDLEIPESLPMMAVRDVVVFNYMIIPLFVGRPGSIDAVNEGLNSNKLLMLVTQKDPTKDDPEEKDLYEVGMVSMIMRTLKLPDGRLKVLVQALSKARVRSYQQRKPFYRVEIDLIDEPETPEITVETEALMRTVREQTEKIMSLRGILSSDLMMIINNIEEPGRLADLVGSNLRLKISESQKILETIDPIERLRLVADLLHKELEVSTVQAKIQSDAKEEMSRSQREYFLREQIQALKRELGDEDSYSQEIEELSKQLRKKKMPKYAKKEARKQLRRLEMMHPDASEATIVRTYLDWFLDLPWKESSKDVLDLKVAAEVLDEDHYGLDRIKERILEYLAVRKLNADTKGPIICFVGPPGVGKTSLGQAIAKAMGRKFYRLSLGGMRDEAEIRGHRRTYIGALPGRILQGLKSVGTNNPVFMMDEIDKIGDDYRGDPSSALLEVLDPEQNNTFSDHYMNLPFDLSKVMFITTANRSDTIPGPLLDRMEVIQLSGYTLEEKMVIANKYLLPRQIKENGIKPTQIKIDNPTLEIIISRYTHEAGVRNLERALGKVCRKIARKVAEGGKGPYVISENTVEKYLGPPKFLPEKDLDTSGQPGLVIGLAWTEVGGELLHIETSVLPGKGKLLLTGQLGEVMKESAQAALSYCRSRNKELGVEPEYFDSVDIHIHVPAGAIPKDGPSAGITMTTALFSAISGKAVKRGIAMTGEVTLRGRVLPIGGLKDKALAALRAGIGKIIIPEENQKDLVEIPEELRKKITFHPVKHMDEVIELTLGKISGRKTPPKATAAKEDK; this is encoded by the coding sequence ATGGGTGATTTCGGGGAGCAGACGCAGGATCTGGAGATACCCGAATCCTTGCCCATGATGGCTGTTCGGGATGTGGTTGTCTTTAATTATATGATCATCCCGTTGTTTGTCGGCCGACCTGGTTCCATTGACGCCGTGAACGAGGGCCTCAACAGCAACAAACTGCTGATGCTCGTTACCCAGAAGGACCCGACCAAGGACGACCCTGAAGAGAAGGATCTGTATGAAGTCGGCATGGTGTCGATGATCATGCGGACCCTCAAACTGCCCGACGGCCGGCTCAAGGTGCTGGTGCAGGCACTGAGCAAGGCCAGGGTCCGTTCCTACCAGCAGCGCAAACCGTTTTACCGGGTGGAAATCGACCTGATCGACGAGCCGGAAACGCCGGAGATCACCGTCGAAACCGAGGCCCTGATGCGGACGGTACGCGAGCAGACGGAAAAGATCATGTCATTGCGCGGCATTCTCAGCTCGGATCTGATGATGATCATCAACAACATCGAGGAGCCGGGGAGGCTGGCCGATTTGGTAGGGTCCAACCTGCGCCTGAAGATCTCGGAGTCGCAGAAAATCCTGGAAACCATCGACCCCATTGAACGCCTGCGCTTGGTGGCCGATCTGCTCCACAAGGAATTGGAGGTGTCCACGGTCCAGGCCAAGATTCAGTCGGACGCCAAGGAAGAGATGTCGCGCAGCCAACGCGAGTATTTTCTCCGCGAGCAGATCCAGGCCCTGAAGCGGGAGCTTGGCGACGAGGACAGCTATTCCCAGGAAATCGAGGAGCTGAGCAAGCAGCTGCGCAAGAAAAAGATGCCCAAGTACGCCAAGAAAGAGGCGCGCAAGCAGCTGCGGCGGCTGGAAATGATGCATCCGGACGCCTCCGAGGCCACCATCGTCCGCACCTACCTGGACTGGTTTCTCGACCTGCCCTGGAAGGAATCGTCCAAGGATGTGCTCGACCTCAAGGTGGCCGCCGAGGTGCTCGACGAGGACCACTACGGCCTTGACCGGATCAAGGAGCGCATCCTCGAATACCTGGCGGTGCGCAAGCTCAATGCCGACACCAAGGGGCCGATCATCTGCTTTGTTGGCCCTCCCGGCGTGGGCAAGACCTCGCTTGGCCAAGCCATCGCCAAGGCCATGGGCCGCAAGTTTTACCGCCTGTCCCTTGGCGGGATGCGCGATGAGGCCGAGATCCGCGGCCACCGGCGCACCTACATCGGGGCCCTGCCGGGCCGCATTCTCCAGGGATTGAAGAGCGTGGGTACCAACAACCCGGTGTTCATGATGGACGAGATCGACAAGATCGGCGACGATTATCGGGGCGATCCCTCCTCGGCTCTCTTGGAGGTGCTGGATCCGGAGCAGAACAACACCTTCTCCGACCATTACATGAACCTGCCCTTTGATTTGTCCAAGGTCATGTTCATCACCACCGCCAACCGCAGCGACACCATCCCCGGACCGCTCTTGGACCGCATGGAGGTGATCCAGCTCTCCGGCTACACCCTGGAAGAGAAGATGGTGATCGCCAACAAATATCTGCTACCGCGGCAAATCAAGGAAAACGGCATCAAACCGACCCAGATCAAGATCGACAACCCCACGCTGGAGATCATCATCAGCCGCTACACCCATGAGGCCGGGGTGCGGAACCTGGAGCGGGCGCTCGGCAAGGTCTGCCGCAAGATCGCCCGCAAGGTGGCCGAGGGCGGCAAGGGGCCCTATGTGATTTCGGAAAATACGGTGGAAAAATATCTGGGGCCGCCTAAATTCCTCCCGGAAAAAGACTTGGACACCAGTGGTCAGCCTGGTCTGGTCATTGGCCTGGCTTGGACCGAGGTTGGCGGCGAGCTGCTCCACATCGAAACCTCGGTTCTGCCGGGGAAGGGCAAGCTGTTGCTCACCGGCCAACTGGGAGAGGTAATGAAGGAGTCCGCTCAAGCGGCGCTCAGCTACTGCCGCAGTCGCAACAAGGAGTTGGGGGTGGAACCGGAGTATTTCGATTCGGTCGACATCCATATCCATGTGCCAGCGGGCGCCATTCCCAAGGATGGTCCCTCCGCGGGCATCACCATGACCACCGCCCTGTTTTCGGCCATCAGCGGCAAGGCGGTGAAGCGCGGTATCGCCATGACCGGCGAAGTGACTCTGCGCGGCCGGGTGCTCCCCATCGGTGGCCTCAAGGACAAGGCCCTGGCGGCTTTGCGGGCGGGGATTGGTAAGATCATTATCCCCGAGGAAAACCAGAAAGATTTGGTCGAGATTCCGGAAGAACTGCGCAAGAAGATCACCTTCCATCCGGTCAAGCACATGGACGAGGTGATCGAATTGACTCTGGGGAAAATCAGTGGCCGGAAAACCCCGCCCAAGGCAACCGCGGCCAAGGAAGACAAATAA
- a CDS encoding cold-shock protein has product MLKGTVKWFNESKGFGFIEQEAGKDVFVHYSAISGSGFKTLNEGDKVQFEIVDGPKGPAAANVTKQ; this is encoded by the coding sequence ATGTTGAAAGGAACAGTGAAGTGGTTTAATGAGTCCAAAGGGTTCGGTTTTATTGAGCAGGAAGCAGGCAAGGATGTTTTTGTCCACTACTCTGCGATCAGTGGATCGGGTTTCAAGACATTGAATGAAGGCGACAAGGTGCAATTCGAAATCGTTGACGGTCCCAAGGGACCGGCTGCCGCCAATGTCACCAAACAATAA
- a CDS encoding NADH-quinone oxidoreductase subunit A: MDQVVLTNIIYVTLFLIGALLFGFGPIIIVKLLSPSSHTRQTAGRTGQLIECGMEPIGSAWIRFGIIYYLYALIFLAFDVDVLFLFPVAVAYNSPELGMRDFFEVLLFVAILSLAIVYAWRKGVFTWEKKSYLHQ; this comes from the coding sequence ATGGACCAAGTTGTTCTTACCAACATCATTTATGTCACCCTGTTTCTGATCGGGGCACTGCTGTTCGGTTTTGGGCCGATCATCATCGTCAAGCTGCTCAGCCCCTCGTCCCACACCCGGCAGACTGCCGGACGGACCGGGCAGTTGATCGAGTGCGGCATGGAACCCATAGGCAGCGCCTGGATTCGATTCGGGATCATCTATTATCTCTATGCCCTCATTTTTCTCGCCTTTGATGTCGACGTGCTGTTTCTATTTCCGGTGGCCGTCGCCTACAACAGTCCGGAACTGGGAATGCGGGATTTTTTCGAGGTTCTGCTGTTTGTCGCCATTCTTTCATTAGCCATCGTCTATGCCTGGCGTAAAGGAGTGTTCACGTGGGAGAAGAAATCGTACCTTCATCAATAG
- a CDS encoding LysR substrate-binding domain-containing protein, with product MAITFRQLEIFIAVAETQQVTRASKKLLLTQSAVSMALGELENQLGGPLFDRHGRSLLLNDRGRYLLPLSKAILHQVANIETILTEQQDTVAGVLEIVASSTIGNYVLPYLIGAFMRLHPEAHINMLVVNTMTAEKLVATGQADLGFVEGDINVDSLVATSWFEDELGIIVSANHKLADRATFIIPDDLKETSWVMREEGSGTAEIFTKKLGRYASLLKVVTKTGHTEAIKKAVESGVGAACLSMLTVCREAEEGWLKILPIEGMDMSRQLWIIQHKDKIITRLMAEFLRFCEVVAENHLGRECLSSPWKLQSLLAKSKLDKDLSSPTSK from the coding sequence ATGGCTATCACCTTCAGACAACTGGAAATATTCATCGCGGTCGCTGAAACGCAGCAGGTAACCCGGGCCAGCAAGAAACTCCTGCTCACCCAGTCTGCGGTGAGCATGGCCCTTGGCGAGTTGGAGAATCAATTGGGCGGCCCCCTGTTTGACCGGCATGGCCGCAGTCTGCTGCTCAACGACCGTGGACGCTACCTTCTCCCCCTGTCTAAGGCTATCCTGCACCAAGTGGCCAACATTGAAACCATCCTCACCGAACAGCAGGACACCGTCGCCGGCGTGCTGGAGATCGTTGCCAGTTCGACCATCGGCAACTATGTACTGCCCTATCTGATCGGCGCCTTCATGCGGCTCCATCCCGAGGCCCACATCAATATGCTGGTCGTCAACACCATGACCGCGGAAAAGCTGGTGGCCACCGGCCAGGCCGATCTCGGATTCGTCGAAGGGGATATCAACGTCGACTCCCTGGTGGCCACCTCGTGGTTTGAGGACGAGTTGGGGATCATCGTCAGTGCAAACCACAAACTCGCCGACCGCGCGACCTTCATCATTCCCGACGATCTCAAGGAAACCAGTTGGGTGATGCGGGAAGAGGGTTCGGGAACTGCTGAAATTTTCACCAAAAAACTTGGCCGCTACGCCTCGTTGCTCAAGGTGGTCACCAAAACCGGGCACACCGAGGCCATCAAGAAGGCGGTGGAGTCCGGAGTTGGCGCGGCCTGCCTATCCATGCTCACCGTCTGTCGGGAAGCGGAAGAGGGTTGGCTGAAGATTTTGCCCATCGAAGGGATGGACATGAGCCGACAGTTATGGATCATCCAACACAAAGACAAGATCATCACCCGGCTGATGGCCGAATTTCTCCGGTTCTGCGAGGTGGTGGCGGAAAATCATCTGGGCCGGGAGTGTTTGTCCTCACCCTGGAAACTGCAGTCCCTGTTAGCCAAGAGCAAACTGGACAAGGACCTGTCCTCACCAACGAGCAAATAA
- a CDS encoding NAD+ synthase, whose product MKIALIQTNPIIGAFERNLRQVLHWIGKARQARCDLVVFPELTLCGYPPQDLLERPAFLDGHDRALVDLVKQLAGISCIVGVPERRQGPGKPLYNSAYVLERDKIAVRARKQLLPTYDVFDETRYFEPGTTSTVFPCKGVHCGLTICEDIWWNSEIYPTDPLKDLVIGPIVPDCLINISASPYHYGKLEERQQVFTRLCRDNNLPLLYVNQVGGQDGLIFDGHSMVMTPRGTLRAVAAGFGEDMLVVDSEDWDRDGGQLPADSVADVEQALVLGVRDYLHKTGFRRAVLGLSGGIDSAVTAVIACRALGPENVLCVAMPSPYTSQASIDDARQLAANLGCDFEIIAISALMETYRASLAPLFTGLAEDATEQNIQARIRGNLLMALSNKFKRLLLTTGNKSEMAVGYCTLYGDMSGGLAVIADVPKIMVYELAHLLNRERELIPERIITRPPTAELKPDQCDQDDLPPYEVLDGVLKAYLEEHKSIEAIVANGYDAQMVRDIVRRIKLNEYKRKQAPLGIKVTTKAFGPGRRYPLVQGFVE is encoded by the coding sequence GTGAAGATCGCCCTTATTCAAACGAACCCCATCATCGGCGCCTTTGAACGAAATCTTCGCCAGGTGCTCCATTGGATCGGCAAGGCCAGGCAGGCCAGGTGTGATCTTGTTGTTTTTCCTGAGTTGACGCTTTGCGGATACCCTCCCCAAGATTTACTGGAACGGCCTGCGTTCCTGGATGGCCATGATCGCGCCTTGGTCGATCTGGTCAAACAGTTGGCTGGCATCAGCTGTATCGTCGGGGTGCCTGAACGTCGACAAGGTCCGGGCAAGCCGTTGTACAACTCGGCCTATGTCCTAGAGCGCGACAAGATCGCGGTGCGGGCGCGCAAACAGTTACTGCCCACCTACGATGTCTTTGACGAAACCCGCTATTTCGAGCCGGGAACGACCTCGACCGTGTTTCCCTGCAAGGGGGTGCATTGCGGTCTGACCATCTGCGAGGATATCTGGTGGAACAGCGAGATCTATCCGACGGATCCCCTCAAGGATCTGGTCATCGGGCCGATCGTGCCGGACTGCCTGATCAATATTTCCGCCTCGCCCTACCACTACGGCAAGCTAGAGGAGCGGCAACAGGTCTTCACCCGGCTGTGCCGGGACAACAATCTGCCCCTGCTGTACGTTAATCAGGTCGGCGGCCAGGATGGACTGATTTTTGACGGGCATTCGATGGTCATGACCCCCCGAGGCACCTTGCGGGCTGTGGCGGCCGGCTTTGGCGAGGACATGCTGGTGGTCGACAGCGAGGACTGGGACAGGGACGGCGGGCAGTTGCCGGCGGATAGCGTGGCCGATGTCGAGCAGGCGCTGGTGCTCGGGGTGCGCGATTATCTCCACAAGACCGGTTTTCGCCGGGCGGTGCTCGGCCTGTCCGGGGGAATCGATTCGGCGGTGACGGCGGTGATCGCCTGTCGGGCCCTGGGGCCGGAGAATGTGCTCTGCGTGGCCATGCCCTCGCCCTACACCTCGCAGGCATCCATAGACGATGCCCGCCAGCTGGCGGCCAACCTGGGCTGTGACTTCGAAATCATCGCCATTTCCGCTCTGATGGAGACGTACCGCGCCAGTTTGGCGCCGCTGTTTACCGGATTGGCGGAGGATGCCACCGAGCAAAACATCCAAGCCCGTATTCGGGGCAACCTGCTCATGGCCCTGTCCAACAAATTCAAGCGGCTGCTCCTGACCACCGGCAACAAGTCGGAAATGGCGGTTGGCTATTGCACCCTCTACGGCGACATGAGCGGCGGCTTGGCGGTGATTGCCGATGTGCCCAAGATCATGGTCTACGAACTGGCGCATCTCCTCAACCGGGAAAGGGAACTTATCCCCGAACGGATCATCACCCGCCCGCCGACCGCGGAACTCAAGCCCGATCAATGCGATCAAGACGACCTGCCGCCTTACGAGGTGCTTGACGGTGTTCTTAAGGCCTATCTGGAGGAGCATAAAAGTATCGAGGCGATCGTTGCCAATGGGTATGATGCCCAGATGGTCCGGGATATCGTGCGTCGGATCAAGCTCAATGAGTACAAGCGCAAGCAGGCGCCGCTGGGCATCAAGGTTACCACCAAGGCTTTCGGTCCAGGGCGTCGCTATCCACTGGTGCAGGGGTTCGTCGAGTAA
- a CDS encoding pyridoxal phosphate-dependent aminotransferase, whose amino-acid sequence MLPEKFVLAERVLQVAPSPTLAVNAKAKALRAAGADILNFSVGEPDLPTPAHVCEAGKQAIDDGYTRYTPVAGIVELREAVCAKLQNDQGWDYAPDQVQVSCGGKHGLYNIFQAILNPGDEVLIPAPYWVSYPPMVQLAGGTPVIVPLKEENNFDFDPATLARYATPKTKAIVLNSPSNPTGAVFSLESLVAVAKMARDHGWLVITDDMYEELYYAEGKVPHILHADPQLKDQVVLSNGVSKSFAMTGWRIGWSVGPIEVIKAMNKIQSQSTSNPAAPSQYAALAALTGPQDFPRLLREAFIPRRAYFVKALESIPGVSCVTPMGAFYVFPNFSAYYGKSFKGQVIDGSVALADYFLGEAKVASVPGAAFGADAFIRFSFATSMERIEKGMERIKQALANLR is encoded by the coding sequence ATGTTGCCAGAAAAGTTTGTGCTTGCGGAGAGAGTGCTGCAGGTCGCCCCTTCGCCAACGCTTGCCGTCAACGCCAAGGCCAAGGCACTCAGGGCCGCGGGTGCGGATATTTTGAATTTCAGCGTCGGGGAGCCGGACCTGCCCACCCCGGCCCATGTGTGCGAGGCCGGCAAGCAGGCCATTGACGACGGCTACACCCGTTATACTCCGGTAGCGGGTATCGTGGAGTTACGGGAAGCGGTGTGCGCCAAGTTGCAAAACGATCAGGGGTGGGACTATGCCCCAGATCAGGTGCAGGTGAGTTGCGGCGGCAAGCACGGCCTGTACAATATCTTCCAGGCAATCCTCAATCCCGGTGACGAGGTGCTGATTCCCGCGCCCTACTGGGTGTCCTATCCGCCCATGGTGCAGTTGGCCGGCGGTACCCCAGTGATCGTGCCGCTCAAGGAGGAAAACAACTTTGATTTCGATCCGGCCACCCTGGCCCGGTATGCCACTCCGAAGACCAAGGCCATCGTGCTCAACAGTCCCTCGAATCCGACCGGAGCCGTGTTTTCCCTGGAGTCCCTGGTAGCGGTTGCCAAGATGGCCCGTGACCACGGCTGGTTGGTGATCACCGACGACATGTACGAGGAACTGTACTACGCCGAGGGTAAGGTGCCTCACATTCTTCATGCCGATCCGCAGTTGAAGGATCAGGTTGTGCTCTCCAACGGCGTGTCCAAGTCCTTTGCCATGACCGGTTGGCGGATTGGCTGGTCCGTTGGGCCGATCGAGGTGATCAAGGCGATGAACAAGATTCAGAGCCAATCGACCTCCAACCCTGCCGCCCCTTCCCAGTACGCGGCCCTTGCCGCCCTGACCGGACCGCAGGATTTTCCTCGTCTGCTGCGCGAGGCCTTCATCCCCCGCCGGGCCTATTTTGTCAAAGCGCTGGAATCGATCCCCGGAGTGAGCTGCGTGACACCGATGGGGGCTTTTTACGTGTTCCCCAATTTTTCCGCCTATTACGGGAAATCGTTCAAGGGGCAGGTTATCGACGGATCGGTTGCCCTGGCTGACTATTTTCTCGGCGAGGCCAAGGTGGCCTCGGTACCCGGTGCCGCTTTTGGCGCCGATGCCTTTATCCGCTTCTCCTTTGCCACCTCGATGGAACGGATCGAAAAGGGCATGGAGCGAATCAAGCAGGCCCTCGCCAATTTGCGCTAA